ACATCGGTACAATGCACTCCGCAGACTTCTTCCCGGCGTCTCCCATAAAGTTTTGAGTCAACAGCTGAAAGAGATGGAAGAAGATGGATTTATCGATAGAACTGCTTATAATACAATCCCCCCGAAAGTGGAGTACTCAATCACGGCTTCCGGGAAAACACTACTTCCTATTTTGGAAGCCATGCACCGCTGGGGAACAGAACATGGATCCGAATCTAACGAGAAAGGAGAATTATAATGGGTTTATGGCAGAAAGGACTGCTCGCTTTTGCACTACTCGCTTTTCTATACTCCTTAATGAACCAAAGCACGTCGATAGAGATCACACTTTTCACTGCCGGTTTGATCCTTATCGCTTTCGGTTGGCAGTTTATGACAGATGACAAGAAAACAATCGGATTTATCTATATCATTCCAGGAGGATTCTTCTCTTTCATCGGCCTGATGGCTTGGCTGACATAACTGTTTTCGCTACTCTGTACAAATGAAATAAAAATAAATAAAACTTTTTTCGTCAAAAAGTGATCCAAGCTTCTCTCCTCTCC
This sequence is a window from Bacillus sp. SB49. Protein-coding genes within it:
- a CDS encoding winged helix-turn-helix transcriptional regulator; translated protein: MDASLDSNGKLKCSIEYTLNKIGGKWKTVILWHLTVDGTHRYNALRRLLPGVSHKVLSQQLKEMEEDGFIDRTAYNTIPPKVEYSITASGKTLLPILEAMHRWGTEHGSESNEKGEL